In Stigmatopora argus isolate UIUO_Sarg chromosome 10, RoL_Sarg_1.0, whole genome shotgun sequence, the following proteins share a genomic window:
- the laynb gene encoding chondrolectin encodes MDFVRWFGPLVAFLFHNGFASKINGQRICRRGTGRPCYKVSYFQDSRGRLTFQDARQACRADGGELLSIETESEQRLIERFIQQLHAADGDFWIGLRRGPQRFRTGNANPGCPSQYFWLDGSKAKFRNWHWDEPSCGGEMCGVLYYQPSAPDEEGHFLFQWNDDNCNTKNNYVCKYPKEKASVFTEAGKGNAPHAVPTVTPNLYFSTKSGKTMKEGIPESSVSFSDSSLYIPYILYATIPALLLLLLAVSGFFCYKQAQRRKSDNKASPSQAKPWMPTEALSCPIQGPYAFSDITKLSHRDADGTLPADFKTKYPHSPSREPQWNNYENVLLTDRESGFVSNDIYETSGPHGGHHRPKPGWVENEIYG; translated from the exons ATGGATTTTGTGAGGTGGTTCGGCCCGCTGGTCGCTTTTCTCTTCCACAACGGCTTCGCTTCCAAAATCAATG GCCAACGGATCTGCCGGCGGGGGACGGGACGTCCGTGCTACAAGGTGTCCTACTTCCAGGACAGCCGGGGCAGGCTAACCTTCCAGGACGCCAGGCAGGCGTGCCGGGCGGACGGCGGCGAATTGCTGAGCATCGAAACGGAAAGCGAGCAGCGACTGATCGAGAGGTTCATCCAGCAGCTCCACGCGGCCGACGGAGACTTCTGGATCGGACTTCGACGCGGACCTCAGCGCTTCAGGACGGGGAATGCTAACCCCGGATGCCCCTCGCAGTACTTCTGGTTGGACGGGAGCAAGGCCAAGTTCAG GAACTGGCACTGGGATGAGCCTTCCTGTGGCGGCGAAATGTGCGGGGTTCTTTACTACCAACCCTCCGCGCCGGATGAggaaggtcacttcctgtttcagTGGAATGACGACAACTGCAACACCAAGAACAACTATGTCTGCAAATATCCGAAAG AAAAAGCGTCAGTATTTACAGAGGCGGGGAAAGGAAACGCACCACATGCAG TTCCAACCGTGACGCCAAATCTATACTTTTCAACAAAAAGTGGCAAAACGATGAAAGAAGGAATTCCTGAGTCATCAG TGTCTTTTTCTGACAGCAGCCTGTATATTCCCTACATCCTGTATGCAACCATTCcggctctcctcctcctcctgcttgcAGTTTCTGGCTTTTTCTGCTACAAACAAGCTCAACG GAGGAAGTCAGACAACAAAGCCTCCCCCAGCCAAGCCAAACCTTGGATGCCCACGGAAGCGCTATCGTGCCCCATTCAAGGACCCTACGCTTTCAGCGACATCACAAAACTGTCCCACCGCGACGCCGACGGCACCCTACCGGcagatttcaaaacaaaatacccCCATTCCCCTTCCAGGGAGCCGCAGTGGAATAATTACGAGAACGTTTTATTGACGGACAGGGAGAGCGGCTTCGTGAGTAACGACATCTACGAGACCAGCGGGCCTCACGGTGGACACCATCGCCCCAAACCAGGATGGGTTGAAAATGAGATTTATGGCTAG
- the LOC144083206 gene encoding uncharacterized protein LOC144083206 — protein sequence MPAEQVAIFLAVAILAVSAYPIHRDPREATWTDSKANQAHSKSQLTKEADKLYKSRIDHSALYSLDDDFSKDPLSMEIQRKLLMESERLRERLRHELADLRARLAPSQAQLSSAVTSVRGRLTPLTQELRNSSHDLCQQLRVYLRIPDPAEGKPDPVVRQWMVRALEQGGSRLNEILAQTREVTEHPMGQEEVGNARTWEGFSSKLGQEVISMKEEAQNSLNVLRVELAKSSGNASPLGDAVERFCQTSAQQNQAFQTRMESLLREMEEELEIQSSPFQAGGSLQEDFSVQLSALIQDILHSVQ from the exons ATGCCTGCAGAACAAGTGGCCATCTTTCTAGCCGTTGCAATCTTGGCAGTATCAG CTTATCCGATCCATCGTGACCCCCGAGAGGCGACCTGGACTGATTCCAAGGCCAACCAGGCTCATTCCAAGTCCCAACTCACAAAGGAAGCGGA CAAGCTCTACAAAAGTCGCATAGACCACAGCGCCCTCTACAGCTTGGACGATGACTTCTCCAAAGACCCCTTGTCCATGGAGATCCAGCGCAAACTCTTGATGGAGTCGGAACGCCTCCGAGAGCGTTTGCGTCACGAGCTAGCCGATCTGAGGGCGAGGCTAGCTCCCTCCCAGGCGCAATTATCCTCTGCCGTGACCAGCGTGCGGGGGCGCTTGACCCCGCTCACCCAGGAGCTCCGCAACAGTTCCCACGATCTTTGCCAGCAGCTCAGGGTCTACCTTCGCATTCCGGACCCAGCGGAGGGCAAACCCGATCCCGTCGTCCGCCAATGGATGGTACGGGCGCTGGAACAAGGTGGTTCTCGCCTAAATGAGATCCTGGCTCAAACCCGAGAGGTGACGGAACACCCGATGGGCCAAGAGGAGGTGGGCAACGCCAGAACATGGGAAGGATTTAGCTCCAAGCTAGGACAGGAAGTGATTTCCATGAAAGAGGAGGCCCAGAATTCTTTGAACGTTCTTCGGGTAGAGCTCGCTAAATCGTCGGGAAACGCCTCGCCTCTCGGGGACGCCGTGGAACGCTTCTGCCAGACCTCGGCGCAACAGAACCAAGCATTCCAGACCAGGATGGAAAGTCTCCTTCGAGAAATGGAGGAGGAACTGGAAATCCAGTCCAGTCCTTTCCAGGCTGGTGGTTCGTTGCAGGAGGACTTTTCCGTCCAATTGTCTGCGCTCATCCAGGACATTCTACACTCGGTGCAGTGA